The proteins below are encoded in one region of Flavobacterium nackdongense:
- a CDS encoding FimB/Mfa2 family fimbrial subunit, with protein MKNVFKFSLVLGVALFTMNVHASDVDFSLGVKKAEGKMITFAFTDIKKMELTIYDAKNVLIYTEKLNSEEFISRTYDLKDLPEGEYFLVAESELKITTYKISVVGEKAELSETPISEEFKPVFIKENGFVKVNFLNLDESATVIKIYDRDDVLVFDSGEMNDQKIAKIFDIYNLDNEEYTIALTDNNKTFTKTFSKL; from the coding sequence ATGAAAAATGTATTTAAATTTAGTTTAGTGTTGGGAGTAGCATTATTCACTATGAACGTACACGCTAGTGATGTTGATTTTTCACTGGGCGTAAAAAAGGCAGAAGGTAAAATGATCACTTTTGCATTTACTGATATTAAAAAAATGGAGTTGACAATTTACGATGCTAAAAATGTCTTAATCTATACTGAAAAGTTGAATTCTGAGGAATTTATCAGTAGAACCTATGATTTGAAAGATTTGCCAGAGGGAGAATACTTTTTGGTAGCCGAATCGGAATTAAAAATTACTACTTATAAAATTTCGGTTGTAGGTGAAAAAGCTGAATTATCAGAAACTCCTATTTCGGAAGAATTTAAACCTGTGTTTATAAAAGAAAATGGGTTTGTAAAAGTGAACTTTTTAAATTTGGATGAATCGGCAACGGTAATCAAAATTTACGATCGTGATGATGTTTTAGTATTCGATAGTGGTGAGATGAATGATCAAAAAATTGCTAAGATTTTTGATATTTACAATCTTGATAATGAAGAGTATACCATTGCGCTTACAGATAACAATAAGACTTTTACTAAAACATTTTCTAAGTTATAG
- a CDS encoding AraC family transcriptional regulator: MKNIVPTLEIIEPSFGSSFTLSQYLDNENSTAHFWHYHPEIELVYVNGGSGKRQIGSHISYYTSGSLILIGSNLPHCGFTDEKTGNSKETIIQMKPDFLGNTFFGTAELKNINNLFNRAKTGLVFIGETKKRLGKKVELMADQLPFERLLTLLSILNELEEATEFKVLNAEGFSMNLQMQDNDKINTIFNYVKDNFQEQITLEEVAELVSMTVPSLCRYFKKITKKTFTKFVNEYRLVHASKLLAEKPISITEVCFESGFNNFSYFNKTFQEFTGKSASQYRKEHRSVLK, translated from the coding sequence ATGAAAAACATTGTCCCAACCTTAGAAATTATAGAGCCATCCTTCGGAAGTTCTTTTACTTTGTCACAATATTTAGATAACGAAAATAGCACCGCTCACTTTTGGCATTACCATCCCGAAATCGAATTGGTTTATGTCAACGGTGGTTCTGGCAAACGCCAAATAGGGAGTCATATCTCGTATTACACTAGCGGAAGTTTAATTCTAATAGGCAGTAATTTACCACATTGTGGATTTACCGACGAGAAAACAGGGAATTCGAAAGAAACTATAATCCAAATGAAACCCGATTTCTTGGGTAATACCTTTTTTGGAACGGCAGAGTTAAAAAACATCAATAACCTTTTCAATAGAGCCAAAACGGGCCTCGTCTTTATAGGTGAAACCAAAAAAAGATTGGGAAAAAAAGTAGAACTAATGGCCGATCAGTTACCGTTTGAAAGACTGCTCACCTTACTCTCTATTTTAAACGAATTGGAAGAAGCCACCGAATTCAAAGTTTTGAATGCCGAAGGTTTTTCGATGAACTTGCAAATGCAGGACAATGACAAAATCAACACTATTTTTAATTATGTCAAAGATAATTTTCAAGAACAAATTACTCTTGAGGAAGTCGCGGAGCTAGTAAGTATGACGGTTCCTTCGCTTTGTCGCTATTTCAAAAAAATTACCAAAAAAACCTTTACGAAGTTTGTCAATGAGTACCGTTTGGTTCACGCATCGAAACTATTGGCCGAAAAACCAATTAGTATAACCGAAGTTTGTTTCGAAAGCGGATTCAATAATTTTAGCTATTTCAATAAAACCTTTCAGGAATTTACAGGCAAGAGCGCCTCGCAATACCGCAAGGAACACCGTTCAGTTCTAAAATAA
- a CDS encoding type II toxin-antitoxin system RelE/ParE family toxin, whose protein sequence is MEKESRKVVTSKPFDFIDLPSIHEYGWATFGLKLADYFIAEIYASLEDLSTNYLLHPECRHLETKSKKYRNIIFGSYLIIYRITPNRIEVLRAFHGSRSPKSIKESRSIKVD, encoded by the coding sequence ATGGAGAAAGAAAGCCGTAAAGTAGTAACCTCAAAACCTTTTGATTTCATTGACCTTCCTTCTATTCACGAATACGGCTGGGCAACTTTTGGATTAAAATTAGCCGACTATTTTATTGCGGAAATTTACGCTTCATTAGAAGATTTATCAACAAATTATTTACTGCATCCAGAATGTCGTCATTTAGAGACTAAATCTAAAAAATACCGGAATATCATTTTTGGTTCCTATCTTATCATTTATAGGATTACACCAAACAGAATTGAAGTTTTGAGAGCTTTTCACGGTAGTCGTTCCCCAAAATCTATCAAGGAATCCAGAAGTATCAAAGTTGATTAA
- a CDS encoding ribose-phosphate pyrophosphokinase: MSHLEPEAKIFACSQSVHLAEQIAKEYGIPLGKATMSRYSDGEYQPSYEESIRGLRVFIVCSTFPNADNLMELLLMIDAAKRASARHITAVMPYFGWARQDRKDKPRVPIGAKLVAKLLETAGATRIMTMDLHADQIQGFFEKPVDHLFASTIFLPYVNSLGLENLTIASPDMGGSKRAYAYSKFLESEVVICYKQRKAANIIDTMELIGEVKGKNVILVDDMIDTGGTLAKAADLMIDKGALSVRAICTHAILSGSAYEKIENSKLVELIVTDSIPLKKESKKIRVVSCAPLFAEVMYMVHHNNSISGKFLM, translated from the coding sequence ATGTCCCATTTAGAGCCAGAAGCTAAAATTTTTGCGTGTTCACAAAGTGTACATCTCGCTGAGCAAATTGCCAAGGAATATGGAATTCCTTTAGGAAAAGCGACAATGTCAAGATATAGTGACGGAGAATATCAGCCGTCATACGAGGAATCGATTCGTGGTTTACGCGTTTTTATTGTTTGCTCAACATTCCCAAATGCCGATAATTTGATGGAATTGTTACTGATGATTGATGCTGCAAAACGTGCTTCGGCAAGACATATTACAGCAGTAATGCCTTATTTTGGTTGGGCAAGACAGGACAGAAAAGACAAACCGAGGGTTCCGATTGGAGCTAAATTAGTGGCTAAATTATTAGAAACTGCCGGTGCAACAAGAATTATGACCATGGATTTGCATGCCGACCAAATTCAAGGATTCTTTGAAAAACCAGTAGATCACCTTTTTGCCTCGACCATCTTTTTGCCGTACGTAAATAGTTTGGGCTTAGAGAATTTAACCATCGCTTCGCCAGATATGGGAGGTTCCAAAAGAGCTTATGCCTATTCTAAATTTTTAGAGTCGGAAGTGGTAATTTGTTACAAACAACGAAAAGCTGCCAACATTATCGACACTATGGAGCTGATTGGTGAAGTAAAAGGTAAAAATGTAATTTTGGTAGACGACATGATCGATACCGGAGGCACATTGGCGAAAGCCGCCGATTTGATGATCGACAAAGGCGCATTAAGCGTAAGAGCTATTTGTACTCACGCCATTTTATCTGGTAGTGCCTACGAAAAAATTGAAAATTCGAAATTAGTCGAATTAATTGTTACCGATTCTATTCCATTAAAGAAGGAATCCAAAAAGATAAGAGTGGTGAGTTGTGCGCCTCTTTTTGCCGAAGTAATGTACATGGTACACCACAACAATTCCATTAGCGGGAAGTTTTTGATGTAG
- a CDS encoding ATP-binding protein, whose translation MEINRLALDLILQKLQPNKVIVLLGARRVGKTELIKKLIEKVDEKVLFLNGDDIESHSLLEIQSTANFKRLLGDTKFLIIDEAQEIPAIGKKLKLMVDTIQDLKVLVSGSSAFEINNQLGEPLVGRMKTINLYPIAQMEFSKTENFLDTRNNLEDRLLLGSYPELSHITNREAKISYLKELVNTQLLRDIFVFEGIKKRDKIIALLQIVAFRIGSELSLESIGRDLQISKNTVEKYLDLFSKVFIIYSVSGFSRNRDNEITKMKKWYFVDNGVRNAIINSFNPLNMREDVGKLWENYLNSERIKKMSYTQNFVYHYFWRTHTKQEIDRIEEKNEQLAAFEYKYGKAKAKIPPEFAKSYPEATFEIINQDNYLDYIM comes from the coding sequence ATGGAAATAAACAGATTAGCACTCGACTTAATTTTGCAAAAACTGCAGCCCAATAAAGTAATCGTTTTACTAGGTGCAAGGCGTGTTGGAAAAACGGAACTTATAAAAAAGCTGATTGAAAAAGTAGATGAAAAAGTGCTTTTTTTGAACGGCGACGATATAGAATCGCATAGTTTGTTAGAAATTCAGAGTACCGCAAATTTCAAAAGATTGCTTGGCGATACTAAATTTTTGATAATTGATGAAGCACAAGAAATACCTGCTATCGGAAAAAAACTAAAGTTAATGGTTGATACCATTCAAGATTTAAAAGTTTTGGTTAGCGGTTCATCAGCTTTTGAAATCAATAATCAATTGGGGGAACCATTAGTAGGACGCATGAAGACCATCAATTTATATCCAATAGCACAAATGGAATTTTCTAAAACCGAAAATTTTCTAGATACTCGCAACAATCTCGAAGATCGACTACTACTGGGTAGTTATCCTGAATTGAGTCATATTACTAATCGTGAGGCGAAAATAAGCTATTTGAAAGAATTAGTAAATACCCAATTGTTAAGGGATATTTTTGTTTTTGAAGGCATTAAAAAAAGAGACAAAATCATTGCTTTACTCCAAATAGTTGCCTTTAGGATCGGAAGTGAATTATCACTAGAAAGTATAGGGCGTGATTTGCAAATTAGTAAAAACACCGTTGAAAAGTATTTGGATTTGTTTAGCAAAGTCTTCATTATTTATAGTGTTTCTGGTTTCAGCCGCAACAGAGATAATGAAATCACCAAAATGAAGAAATGGTATTTTGTAGATAATGGTGTCAGAAATGCTATTATCAATTCGTTTAACCCATTAAATATGAGAGAGGACGTGGGCAAACTCTGGGAAAATTATTTGAATTCCGAAAGAATCAAAAAAATGAGTTATACCCAAAATTTTGTTTACCACTACTTTTGGCGCACCCATACTAAACAAGAAATAGACAGAATAGAAGAAAAAAATGAACAATTAGCCGCCTTTGAATACAAATACGGAAAAGCTAAAGCAAAAATCCCACCCGAATTTGCAAAGTCTTATCCAGAAGCGACTTTCGAAATTATCAATCAGGATAATTATTTAGATTATATAATGTAA
- the pth gene encoding aminoacyl-tRNA hydrolase: protein MINWFNNLFSNTKTEDKIDNMKKFLIVGLGNIGAEYVNTRHNIGFKALDFLARKEGVSFETMKLGAVAEYKFKGRTFLLLKPNTYMNLSGKAVKYWMDTEKIPLENIMVITDDLNLSFGAIRIRKKGSDGGHNGLKSIQATLNTTDYIRFRFGISDEFKKGKQVDYVLGEWDETEKTALPERLELASEIIKSFGTAGIENTMSAYNGK, encoded by the coding sequence ATGATAAATTGGTTCAATAACTTGTTTTCGAACACAAAAACAGAGGACAAAATAGATAATATGAAGAAATTTTTAATCGTCGGCTTGGGCAACATTGGTGCCGAATATGTCAACACCCGACACAATATCGGTTTTAAAGCGCTCGATTTTTTGGCTAGAAAAGAAGGTGTCAGCTTCGAAACTATGAAACTCGGTGCAGTTGCCGAATACAAGTTCAAAGGAAGAACTTTTCTGCTTTTGAAACCCAATACTTATATGAATCTGAGCGGGAAAGCCGTAAAATATTGGATGGATACGGAAAAAATTCCTCTGGAAAATATTATGGTGATTACTGATGATTTAAATCTCTCGTTTGGCGCTATACGCATACGAAAAAAAGGCAGTGATGGCGGACACAATGGCCTAAAGAGTATTCAAGCCACATTAAACACCACCGATTATATTCGTTTCCGTTTTGGCATCAGCGATGAATTCAAAAAAGGAAAACAAGTCGATTATGTTCTTGGCGAATGGGATGAAACCGAAAAAACGGCTCTTCCGGAACGATTAGAATTGGCATCGGAAATCATAAAATCCTTTGGAACTGCAGGAATAGAAAACACCATGTCGGCCTACAACGGCAAATAA
- a CDS encoding SDR family oxidoreductase, with protein sequence MKVILTGATGVLGSHIMYEILESFVQNGIDGTLYLISRAKGKVSAKERISKLLSSSYTPKNLKEIGLETLHQYIQLIDVDLSEVPEAYSNIIQGAYFIHSAGFVNLSTDEEQRDKIFEENTAFTKTIFETFSPFITKFIYISTAFSSGERSGIIGNDFHNLDFEPRFRNAYENAKFESEKFVIEQSNSLGLPFQILRPSVIGGKMMGTENNYFIPKFMVFYLLAKFFHFTANKSSKQLNVRFIVNSATGLNIIPVDYVAKIIFNTFQREDIQQLNIVNRTSFNIVSGLELIMNEVGYSNFSTVSDTFDFDYQNSIEKIYYESIGKHLKPYFITDANEYDTSMLQSILPIPNVDATALTNMIHYARMHKFKDIKV encoded by the coding sequence ATGAAAGTTATACTTACGGGGGCGACAGGGGTTTTAGGGTCGCATATTATGTATGAGATTTTAGAATCTTTTGTTCAAAATGGCATTGATGGTACATTGTATTTAATTTCGCGTGCTAAGGGAAAGGTTTCTGCTAAAGAACGAATCAGCAAATTATTGTCTAGTAGTTATACACCAAAAAATCTCAAAGAAATAGGATTAGAAACGTTACATCAATATATCCAATTAATCGATGTCGATTTGAGCGAAGTTCCGGAAGCTTATTCTAATATAATACAGGGTGCTTATTTTATTCATTCCGCGGGTTTTGTCAATCTTTCGACCGATGAAGAACAACGAGATAAAATTTTTGAAGAAAATACTGCTTTCACCAAAACTATTTTCGAAACCTTTAGCCCTTTTATAACCAAGTTTATCTACATCAGCACTGCCTTTTCATCAGGGGAACGAAGCGGGATTATTGGGAATGATTTTCACAACCTAGATTTTGAACCTAGATTCAGAAATGCCTATGAAAACGCCAAATTCGAATCGGAAAAGTTTGTCATCGAACAAAGTAATTCTTTGGGATTGCCTTTTCAGATTTTGCGTCCGAGTGTGATTGGAGGAAAAATGATGGGAACAGAAAATAATTATTTTATTCCGAAATTTATGGTTTTCTATCTTTTGGCAAAGTTCTTCCATTTTACAGCTAACAAAAGTAGTAAACAATTAAATGTTCGCTTTATTGTTAATAGCGCGACAGGTTTAAACATCATTCCAGTGGATTATGTAGCCAAAATAATTTTCAATACTTTTCAACGTGAGGACATACAACAACTTAACATTGTGAATCGTACTAGTTTCAATATCGTGAGTGGATTGGAGTTAATTATGAATGAGGTAGGCTACTCTAATTTTTCGACCGTTTCGGACACTTTCGATTTCGATTATCAGAATTCTATCGAGAAAATTTATTATGAAAGTATTGGTAAACATTTGAAACCTTACTTTATTACCGATGCAAATGAATACGATACCAGTATGCTGCAATCGATTTTACCTATTCCGAATGTAGATGCTACTGCCTTAACCAATATGATACATTATGCTCGAATGCATAAATTTAAGGACATAAAGGTGTAA
- a CDS encoding MBOAT family O-acyltransferase, producing the protein MFFNSLTFAIFLPIVFLLYWFVFSKTKTAQNTFLVVVSYYFYSCWDWRFLFLLLFSTLLCYITGIQIEKNTQENKRNFWFWLSIVFNLGFLAIFKYYNFFAFSFSEALNNIGIHSSPLLLDVILPVGISFYTFHGLSYVIDIYYKRIQSEKNVVDYALFVSYFPLLVAGPIERATHLLPEIKLKRTFDFEKAKEGVYQIIWGLVKKVVIADTCATYANAIFDNYTSMNSLSLILGAVYFAFQIYGDFSGYSDMALGMSKLFGLDLLRNFNYPYFSRDIAEFWRRWHISLSSWFRDYLYIPLGGSRGSKIKQVRNVFIIFVVSGFWHGANWTFLAWGFINAMYFLPSLLLGTNRNNMETAELHWDFNSIKVFFSILSTFLLSCIAWIFFRANTIHIAFDYIGKIFSNRNFTSQFLQNQRYSHELLLLVLAFVLVEWNSRYKIEPISGKYSWLKMTLCLLAIIALGTYADYKEFIYFQF; encoded by the coding sequence ATGTTTTTCAACTCGCTAACTTTTGCTATTTTTCTGCCCATAGTTTTTCTACTCTATTGGTTTGTTTTTAGCAAAACCAAAACTGCTCAAAATACATTTCTGGTGGTAGTGAGTTATTATTTTTATTCTTGTTGGGATTGGCGCTTCTTATTTTTATTGCTCTTCTCCACGCTTTTGTGTTATATTACAGGAATTCAAATCGAAAAAAACACCCAAGAAAACAAACGAAATTTTTGGTTCTGGCTAAGTATCGTCTTTAATCTTGGCTTCTTGGCCATATTCAAATACTATAACTTTTTTGCGTTTTCCTTTTCGGAAGCGTTGAACAATATTGGCATCCATTCTAGCCCTCTTTTGCTAGATGTGATTCTTCCCGTCGGGATTTCTTTCTACACTTTTCACGGTCTGTCCTATGTAATTGATATTTATTACAAAAGAATTCAATCCGAGAAAAATGTGGTGGATTATGCCTTGTTTGTGAGTTATTTTCCGCTTTTGGTGGCTGGACCCATCGAAAGAGCCACGCATTTACTTCCTGAAATAAAACTAAAAAGAACCTTCGATTTCGAAAAAGCCAAAGAAGGCGTTTACCAAATTATTTGGGGATTGGTCAAAAAAGTCGTCATTGCCGACACTTGTGCAACTTATGCAAATGCCATTTTTGACAATTACACATCGATGAATTCCTTGTCACTGATTTTAGGTGCGGTCTATTTTGCGTTCCAAATTTATGGCGACTTTTCAGGCTATTCGGATATGGCTTTGGGAATGTCAAAATTGTTTGGATTGGACTTATTGCGCAATTTCAATTACCCCTATTTTTCGAGAGACATTGCCGAGTTTTGGCGTCGTTGGCACATTTCATTATCGTCTTGGTTTCGGGATTATTTGTACATTCCCCTTGGCGGAAGCCGTGGCAGCAAAATCAAACAAGTGCGCAACGTATTCATCATATTTGTTGTGAGCGGTTTTTGGCACGGAGCCAATTGGACTTTCTTGGCTTGGGGATTTATCAATGCGATGTATTTCTTGCCATCATTACTTTTGGGAACCAACCGAAATAATATGGAAACGGCCGAGTTGCATTGGGATTTCAATTCGATAAAGGTGTTTTTTAGCATTCTCTCCACCTTTTTGTTATCTTGTATCGCTTGGATATTTTTCAGGGCAAACACCATTCATATTGCTTTTGATTACATCGGTAAAATTTTCTCCAACAGAAATTTTACTTCACAATTCCTTCAAAACCAACGGTATAGTCACGAATTGCTTTTGCTGGTTCTTGCTTTCGTCTTGGTAGAATGGAACAGCCGTTACAAAATAGAACCCATATCAGGAAAATACAGCTGGCTGAAAATGACTTTGTGTCTCTTGGCAATTATCGCTTTGGGTACTTATGCCGATTATAAAGAATTCATCTATTTTCAATTCTAA
- a CDS encoding 50S ribosomal protein L25/general stress protein Ctc codes for MKSITIKGSERESVGKVATKALRNAGAVPCVLYGGNQAVHFSADERAFKSLVYTPNAHTVVIDLGDKTFNAVLQDIQVHPVSDKILHIDFFQLNESKEITMEVPVKIVGTSPGVLLGGDLRLNQRRLKVKALPKNLPDFIEANISELQMGNKLYVTKVETNNFKLMHPDNTVICQVKISRAAMKAAQEAAKAAKAPAGKKKK; via the coding sequence ATGAAATCGATTACAATTAAAGGATCAGAAAGAGAAAGCGTGGGCAAAGTTGCTACTAAAGCCTTACGTAATGCTGGAGCGGTTCCTTGCGTGTTATACGGAGGAAATCAAGCAGTTCATTTCTCAGCAGACGAAAGAGCATTCAAAAGCTTAGTTTACACTCCAAACGCACACACTGTTGTGATAGATCTTGGTGATAAAACTTTCAATGCTGTATTACAAGACATTCAGGTACACCCAGTATCTGACAAAATTTTACACATTGACTTTTTTCAATTAAACGAAAGCAAAGAAATCACTATGGAAGTTCCAGTTAAAATTGTTGGAACATCACCAGGTGTATTATTAGGAGGTGATTTACGTCTAAACCAAAGAAGACTTAAAGTAAAAGCTTTGCCAAAAAATCTACCAGATTTTATCGAAGCCAATATTTCAGAACTTCAAATGGGTAACAAATTGTATGTAACTAAAGTTGAAACAAACAACTTCAAGTTAATGCACCCAGACAACACCGTAATCTGTCAAGTGAAGATCTCACGTGCGGCTATGAAAGCAGCTCAAGAAGCAGCAAAAGCAGCAAAAGCACCTGCAGGGAAAAAGAAAAAATAA
- a CDS encoding Gfo/Idh/MocA family protein produces the protein MPNNTENTKTIRWGILGCGNVTELKSGPAYQKTAGFKIEAVMRRDAVKAADYAKRHRINKFYSEADELINDPEIDAIYIATPPDTHHFYGLKVAAVGKICCIEKPLAPSYKESLEIYEAFKAKNIPLFTAYYRRTLPRFEQIKTWLDNNEIGELRSIRWNLTKSASEQDLSGEYNWRTDAKVAPGGYFDDLASHGLDLFGFLLGEIKEVSGYSLNQQGLYSAKDAITACWLHESGVTGNGNWNFGSQKREDIVEIAGSKGKISFSIFENDPIILSNDQGETELFIEHPENVQLHHVERIREQLLGNSQHPSSDFSAVKTSWVMDKILGNL, from the coding sequence ATGCCAAACAACACCGAAAATACAAAAACAATCCGTTGGGGAATCTTAGGATGCGGCAATGTGACGGAACTAAAAAGCGGTCCAGCCTATCAAAAAACTGCAGGTTTCAAAATCGAAGCCGTAATGCGTAGAGATGCAGTTAAAGCCGCCGATTATGCGAAAAGACACCGCATCAATAAATTCTACTCGGAGGCAGATGAATTAATCAATGATCCCGAAATTGACGCCATTTATATTGCCACACCACCAGATACACATCATTTTTATGGTTTAAAAGTAGCTGCTGTAGGGAAAATTTGTTGTATCGAAAAGCCATTGGCACCTAGTTACAAAGAAAGTCTCGAAATATACGAAGCTTTTAAAGCGAAAAATATTCCCTTGTTCACGGCATATTACAGACGGACATTACCACGTTTCGAACAAATAAAAACTTGGCTTGATAATAATGAAATAGGAGAACTGCGATCTATTCGATGGAATTTGACCAAATCAGCTTCAGAACAAGATTTGTCGGGAGAGTACAATTGGCGTACCGATGCCAAAGTGGCTCCTGGAGGATATTTTGATGATTTGGCAAGTCACGGTTTGGATTTATTTGGATTTCTTTTGGGTGAAATCAAGGAAGTTTCGGGTTATAGTTTGAACCAACAAGGCTTGTATTCCGCCAAAGATGCCATCACGGCTTGTTGGCTTCACGAATCGGGAGTCACTGGAAATGGAAATTGGAATTTTGGCAGCCAAAAACGAGAAGATATTGTTGAAATCGCCGGTAGCAAAGGCAAAATATCCTTTTCGATCTTCGAGAATGACCCGATAATACTTTCCAATGACCAAGGGGAAACGGAACTGTTTATCGAACATCCTGAAAACGTGCAATTGCATCATGTGGAACGAATTCGCGAACAGCTGCTGGGCAACAGCCAGCATCCTTCTTCCGATTTTTCGGCTGTAAAAACCAGTTGGGTGATGGATAAAATATTGGGAAACCTATAG